The Anolis sagrei isolate rAnoSag1 chromosome Y, rAnoSag1.mat, whole genome shotgun sequence genome contains a region encoding:
- the LOC137095065 gene encoding serine/arginine-rich splicing factor 10-like isoform X1, translated as MKLTGGQDKRSHTSYVRDAEDAFHNLDRKWICGRQIEIQFAQGDRKTPNQMKAKEGRNVYSSSRYNDYDRYRRSRSRSYERRRSRSRSFDYSYRRSYSPRNSRLAGRRRRSRSRSDNDRFRHRNRSFSRSKSNSRSRSKSPPKNEMKAKSRSRSASRTKPRGTSKMDSKAQYKSSSRYEKEPRKKEPARSKSQLRSHSRSRSKSRSRS; from the exons ATGAAGTTGACTGGTGGCCAAGATAAAAGGAGCCATACTTCAT ACGTCCGTGATGCTGAGGATGCCTTTCATAATTTGGACCGGAAATGGATTTGTGGCCGTCAAATAGAAATCCAGTTTGCTCAAGGAGACCGGAAAA CACCAAACCAAAtgaaagcaaaagaaggaagaaacgTATACAGCTCTTCCCGTTACAATGACTATGACAGATACAGGCGTTCTAGAAGCCGCAGTTACGAAAGGAGGAGGTCAAGAAGCCGTTCTTTTGACTACAGCTATCGCAGATCTTATAGCCCTAGAAA CAGTAGACTTGCTGGAAGACGCCGCCGTAGCAGAAGTCGTTCAGATAATGATAG GTTCAGACACCGTAACAGGTCTTTTTCAAGGTCAAAGTCCAATTCAAGATCACGCTCTAAGTCACCACCCAAAAACGAAATGAAGGCTAAGTCACGTTCTAGGTCTGCATCTCGCACTAAACCTAGAGGCACCTCTAAAATGGATTCTAAGGCACAATATAAGTCCAGCTCAAGATATGAAAAAGAACCAAGGAAAAAAGAACCAGCTAGATCCAAATCTCAGTTGAGATCGCATTCTAGATCTAGATCAAAATCCAGATCCCGGTCATAG
- the LOC137095065 gene encoding serine/arginine-rich splicing factor 10-like isoform X4, which produces MKLTGGQDKRSHTSYVRDAEDAFHNLDRKWICGRQIEIQFAQGDRKTPNQMKAKEGRNVYSSSRYNDYDRYRRSRSRSYERRRSRSRSFDYSYRRSYSPRNRLAGRRRRSRSRSDNDRRLPAV; this is translated from the exons ATGAAGTTGACTGGTGGCCAAGATAAAAGGAGCCATACTTCAT ACGTCCGTGATGCTGAGGATGCCTTTCATAATTTGGACCGGAAATGGATTTGTGGCCGTCAAATAGAAATCCAGTTTGCTCAAGGAGACCGGAAAA CACCAAACCAAAtgaaagcaaaagaaggaagaaacgTATACAGCTCTTCCCGTTACAATGACTATGACAGATACAGGCGTTCTAGAAGCCGCAGTTACGAAAGGAGGAGGTCAAGAAGCCGTTCTTTTGACTACAGCTATCGCAGATCTTATAGCCCTAGAAA TAGACTTGCTGGAAGACGCCGCCGTAGCAGAAGTCGTTCAGATAATGATAG ACGTCTCCCTGCTGTATAG
- the LOC137095065 gene encoding serine/arginine-rich splicing factor 10-like isoform X5, translating to MKLTGGQDKRSHTSYVRDAEDAFHNLDRKWICGRQIEIQFAQGDRKTPNQMKAKEGRNVYSSSRYNDYDRYRRSRSRSYERRRSRSRSFDYSYRRSYSPRKRLPAV from the exons ATGAAGTTGACTGGTGGCCAAGATAAAAGGAGCCATACTTCAT ACGTCCGTGATGCTGAGGATGCCTTTCATAATTTGGACCGGAAATGGATTTGTGGCCGTCAAATAGAAATCCAGTTTGCTCAAGGAGACCGGAAAA CACCAAACCAAAtgaaagcaaaagaaggaagaaacgTATACAGCTCTTCCCGTTACAATGACTATGACAGATACAGGCGTTCTAGAAGCCGCAGTTACGAAAGGAGGAGGTCAAGAAGCCGTTCTTTTGACTACAGCTATCGCAGATCTTATAGCCCTAGAAA ACGTCTCCCTGCTGTATAG
- the LOC132780540 gene encoding proline-rich nuclear receptor coactivator 2: protein MGGGERFNIPSSQPRNATKSHPQLNNRKKSKDQNSQMKKIHKKERGHGCTPSSVAWQAMQNGGKNTIHFPTNQTWNPALSHSFFIPQSNQNYAGAKFSEPPSPSVLPKPPSHWVSVSLNPADKEIMTFQLKTLLKVQA, encoded by the coding sequence ATGGGCGGTGGGGAAAGGTTCAACATTCCATCTAGCCAGCCCAGAAATGCTACCAAGAGCCATCCGCAACTGAACAACAGGAAAAAAAGCAAAGATCAAAATTCCCAGATGAAGAAGATCCACAAAAAGGAGAGGGGACATGGGTGCACTCCATCCTCTGTGGCATGGCAGGCCATGCAAAATGGGGGAAAGAACACAATACATTTCCCAACCAACCAGACTTGGAATCCAGCTTTATCCCACTCATTCTTCATACCTCAAAGCAATCAGAACTACGCTGGGGCGAAATTCAGTGAGCCACCATCTCCAAGTGTTCTCCCCAAGCCGCCGAGCCACTGGGTATCTGTTTCGCTTAATCCCGCTGACAAAGAAATCATGACTTTTCAACTTAAGACCTTGCTTAAAGTTCAAGCTTGA
- the LOC137095065 gene encoding serine/arginine-rich splicing factor 10-like isoform X2, whose product MKLTGGQDKRSHTSYVRDAEDAFHNLDRKWICGRQIEIQFAQGDRKTPNQMKAKEGRNVYSSSRYNDYDRYRRSRSRSYERRRSRSRSFDYSYRRSYSPRNRLAGRRRRSRSRSDNDRFRHRNRSFSRSKSNSRSRSKSPPKNEMKAKSRSRSASRTKPRGTSKMDSKAQYKSSSRYEKEPRKKEPARSKSQLRSHSRSRSKSRSRS is encoded by the exons ATGAAGTTGACTGGTGGCCAAGATAAAAGGAGCCATACTTCAT ACGTCCGTGATGCTGAGGATGCCTTTCATAATTTGGACCGGAAATGGATTTGTGGCCGTCAAATAGAAATCCAGTTTGCTCAAGGAGACCGGAAAA CACCAAACCAAAtgaaagcaaaagaaggaagaaacgTATACAGCTCTTCCCGTTACAATGACTATGACAGATACAGGCGTTCTAGAAGCCGCAGTTACGAAAGGAGGAGGTCAAGAAGCCGTTCTTTTGACTACAGCTATCGCAGATCTTATAGCCCTAGAAA TAGACTTGCTGGAAGACGCCGCCGTAGCAGAAGTCGTTCAGATAATGATAG GTTCAGACACCGTAACAGGTCTTTTTCAAGGTCAAAGTCCAATTCAAGATCACGCTCTAAGTCACCACCCAAAAACGAAATGAAGGCTAAGTCACGTTCTAGGTCTGCATCTCGCACTAAACCTAGAGGCACCTCTAAAATGGATTCTAAGGCACAATATAAGTCCAGCTCAAGATATGAAAAAGAACCAAGGAAAAAAGAACCAGCTAGATCCAAATCTCAGTTGAGATCGCATTCTAGATCTAGATCAAAATCCAGATCCCGGTCATAG
- the LOC137095065 gene encoding serine/arginine-rich splicing factor 10-like isoform X3: protein MKLTGGQDKRSHTSYVRDAEDAFHNLDRKWICGRQIEIQFAQGDRKTPNQMKAKEGRNVYSSSRYNDYDRYRRSRSRSYERRRSRSRSFDYSYRRSYSPRNSRLAGRRRRSRSRSDNDRRLPAV, encoded by the exons ATGAAGTTGACTGGTGGCCAAGATAAAAGGAGCCATACTTCAT ACGTCCGTGATGCTGAGGATGCCTTTCATAATTTGGACCGGAAATGGATTTGTGGCCGTCAAATAGAAATCCAGTTTGCTCAAGGAGACCGGAAAA CACCAAACCAAAtgaaagcaaaagaaggaagaaacgTATACAGCTCTTCCCGTTACAATGACTATGACAGATACAGGCGTTCTAGAAGCCGCAGTTACGAAAGGAGGAGGTCAAGAAGCCGTTCTTTTGACTACAGCTATCGCAGATCTTATAGCCCTAGAAA CAGTAGACTTGCTGGAAGACGCCGCCGTAGCAGAAGTCGTTCAGATAATGATAG ACGTCTCCCTGCTGTATAG